GACTACCTCCTCGACCACCTGGACCTGGTCCGGGTCTCGGAGACCGCCGCGCCCGGCGCCCGCTACCGGATCGGGGCGTACCGGTTCTGGCACCGGCACGTGAGCCTGCTCCTCGCGGGTCGCGCCGATCCGGCGGCGGACGCGCACGCCCTGCTCGCCACGCTCGCGGCCGAGCACGTGCGGGCGGTCCTCGACGACATCGGGGCGGACCGGCTGCGGTCGGCGACGCTGCGGCTGGCCAATGCGCTGACCACCGGGTAGCCGGGCGGCGGCCCGTCGGGCAGCGCGGCGGCCTGCGTTACCGTGACCGGATGACCACTCGAGCGACCCAGGCGCGCGGGCTGGAGACGCGGCAGCGGGTGCTCGAGGCAGCGCTGGCGGAGTTCGCCCGGCACGGCGTGGACGGCGCGCGGATCAACCGGATCGCGGCGCAGGCGCGGGCGAGCAAGGAACGGATCTACGCCTGGTTCGGTGACAAGGACGCTCTGTTCGACACCGTGATGCAGGTGGGGCTCGAGGAACTGTCCCGGGTCGTGCCGATCACCACCGACCTGGTGGACTACACGGTCCGCCTGCACGACACCTTCGCCACCCGACCGGACCTGCAACGCATCGCGGCGTGGGCGTGGCTGCACGACCGGGAGCGGACCGAGGGGGTGTCGGCACAACGGGTGGCCGGCTACCGCCGCAAGGTCGAGGTGGTCCGGGAGGCCCAACGGGCCGGACTGGCCGACCCGGACTGGCCGCCGCACCATCTGCTGGCGGCGCTGATCGCCCTGGCCACGTCCTGGCTGACGGCCCCCGTCGAGCTGCGCCAGGTGGCCGGCGACCGACCGGACGCGGACGAGATCACCCGGGATCAGGTACGCCGCGCGGCGCAGCGGTTGGTCCGCCCCGCCTGCTGACCCTCACGACACCGGCACTCCAAACCGAACCAGCAGGTTTGATATCGATGTGGCCGGGTGCTATACCTGAACCGAACCGTGTGGTTCGATTAAGGGGAGGGCACTGCACATGCCTGCTGTGTTGATGGTCCTGTCGGCGGCCGACCACTGGACGCTGCGCGACGGCACCCGGCATCCCACCGGCTACTGGGCCGAGGAGGTCGCCGAACCGCACCGGCTCTTCCGTGCGGCCGGTTGGCGGGTCACCGTGGCCACCCCGGGCGGGGTGCCCCCGACGGTCGACCGGCTCAGTCTCCGGTTCCCGGCCGGAGCTCCCTGGCGGCTCCGCCGCTACCGCCGCTACCTCGCCGCCCACGCCGAGGAGTTCGGCAACCCCCGGGACCTGTCCGAGCTGGACCCCACCGACTACGACGCGGTCTTCTACCCCGGCGGGCACGGCCCGATGGAGGACCTCGCCGTCGACCCCGTCTCCGGTGCCCTGCTGACGCGGGCGCTGCACGCCGGCACCCCGCTGGCCCTGCTGTGTCACGCCCCGGCGGCGACCCTGGCCGCGACCGACGCCGACGGGAGCTGGCCGTTCGCCGGCTATACCATGACCGGCCTGTCGAACCGGGAGGAACTGCTCAACCGGTTCGCCCGCAAGGCGCCCTGGCTGCTGGAGGACCGGCTGGTAGCGCGGGGCGCACGCTACGTCCGGGGCCGGGTCCCGCTGCGCCCCTTCGTGACCGTGGACCGCACCCTCTACACCGGGCAGAACCCCGCCTCGTCCGGGCGCCTCACGCGCCGGCTGATCGCCGACCGGAGCGCCGCCCCGGCCCTCGCCGTCCGGGTGAGCCGCACGGTCCCGGCCTCGCCCGAGCGGGTCTACGCCCTGCTCAGCGACATCACCCGGATGGGCGAGTGGAGCCCGGAGACGTACGCGGCGCGGTGGCGGGAGCCGGGCCGGCGGTTCACCGGCAGCAACCGCATCGGTCGGTTCTACCGGTGGCGGATGACGGCGACGGTCACCGAGGCGGTCCCGGGCCGCGTCTTCGCGTTCACCACCGCCTGGCCGTCCTCGTCGTCCTGGCGCTACGCGCTCGAACCGGTCGACGGCGGCACCCGGATCACCGAGTCGATGACCCGGACCGCGCCGCAGCTGCCCCTGGTCCGCGCGATCCAACGGGTGGTGGGCGTGCGGGACCGCGCCGCGCACCTGCGCGCCGGCATGGCCACCACCCTCGAACGGCTGGACGCGGCGCTGCGGCGGGCGGACGTCGACCGGTCCGGGACCGCACCGGCGGACTCCGACGGGGGCCGCCGGACGACGTCGTGAACCGGGCGGCCTGACCCACCGCGCCGGCGGCCCGAGGCCGGCGTCAGCCAGCGGTCGCGGGGCGCGGGCCGTACCGTTCGGCCGCGCGGGCCCTGGCCTTCGCGGCCTCCACCTCGCGGTCCCGGGCGGGTGCCTTCGTCACCAGGCTGTCCAGCAGGGTCCGGGTGGCCGCGGTGACGGCGCGGACCGCCTCGTCGAACGCCTCCTCGTTGGCCGTGGAGGGCCGGGTCGTGCCGCTGACCTTGCGCACGTACTGGACGGCGGCGGCCTCGATCTCGTCGTCGGTGGCCGGCGGCTCGAAGTTGTGGAGTACGCGGATGTTCCTGCACATGCCTCCACCATGCCAGGCCGGTCCGACAGCGCAAGGAGGCCGGCGGTGTCGGGCGGGAACGGCCGGCCGCGCCGGCGGGCTCAGACCACCGCCCGAGCGGCGCGCCGCAGGGCCGCGTCCACCACGGCGGGCAGGTCGGGTCGCCAGGCCAGCGCCAGCGTCGCCGCCGGCGCGTCACGCAGCGGGACGAAGGCGACGCCCGGCGCGGTCGCGGTGCGGGCGAGCAGGGCCGGCACCGGACAGCAGCCGCTGCCCGCGGCGACCGCCCGCAGCAGCGCGCCGACGTCGACGGCCGGCTCCCCCGCGCCGATCCTCGGCTCGGGCAGCAGCCGCCACGTGCGCAGGAAGAGCGGGTCGACGCCGTCCGGCAGCGGCACCTGGGGCTCCCCGGCCAACTCGGCCACGGCCAGGTCCGGCCGCCGGGCGAGCGGATGGTCGGCCGGCAGGGCGACCAGCCGCGGCCAGCGTCGGACGGGCTCCAGGTGCAGGCCGGCGGTGGCGGCCGGGGTGTAGGGCGGCCAGAGGTAGCCGGCCTGGGCCCGGCCCTCCCGGACGGCGGACACGTGCTCGAGGAAGGACACCCCGGTGAGGCTGACCCGCAGCGCGGGCAGTTCCCGGCCGAGCGCCGTCACGGCACCCGCCTT
The Micromonospora sp. R77 DNA segment above includes these coding regions:
- a CDS encoding TetR/AcrR family transcriptional regulator, producing the protein MTTRATQARGLETRQRVLEAALAEFARHGVDGARINRIAAQARASKERIYAWFGDKDALFDTVMQVGLEELSRVVPITTDLVDYTVRLHDTFATRPDLQRIAAWAWLHDRERTEGVSAQRVAGYRRKVEVVREAQRAGLADPDWPPHHLLAALIALATSWLTAPVELRQVAGDRPDADEITRDQVRRAAQRLVRPAC
- a CDS encoding DUF2277 domain-containing protein — translated: MCRNIRVLHNFEPPATDDEIEAAAVQYVRKVSGTTRPSTANEEAFDEAVRAVTAATRTLLDSLVTKAPARDREVEAAKARARAAERYGPRPATAG
- a CDS encoding SRPBCC family protein; this encodes MPAVLMVLSAADHWTLRDGTRHPTGYWAEEVAEPHRLFRAAGWRVTVATPGGVPPTVDRLSLRFPAGAPWRLRRYRRYLAAHAEEFGNPRDLSELDPTDYDAVFYPGGHGPMEDLAVDPVSGALLTRALHAGTPLALLCHAPAATLAATDADGSWPFAGYTMTGLSNREELLNRFARKAPWLLEDRLVARGARYVRGRVPLRPFVTVDRTLYTGQNPASSGRLTRRLIADRSAAPALAVRVSRTVPASPERVYALLSDITRMGEWSPETYAARWREPGRRFTGSNRIGRFYRWRMTATVTEAVPGRVFAFTTAWPSSSSWRYALEPVDGGTRITESMTRTAPQLPLVRAIQRVVGVRDRAAHLRAGMATTLERLDAALRRADVDRSGTAPADSDGGRRTTS
- a CDS encoding LysR family transcriptional regulator, translated to MATVTVVDLDRVTAFVAAAERMNFTVAAEELGLAQPSLSARIRALETEIGAELFSRRRRQVALTPAGKEFLRHARTLLTLAEEAVRETRRAAHPDDLHRLVITTLAAGVDELKAGAVTALGRELPALRVSLTGVSFLEHVSAVREGRAQAGYLWPPYTPAATAGLHLEPVRRWPRLVALPADHPLARRPDLAVAELAGEPQVPLPDGVDPLFLRTWRLLPEPRIGAGEPAVDVGALLRAVAAGSGCCPVPALLARTATAPGVAFVPLRDAPAATLALAWRPDLPAVVDAALRRAARAVV